In Nonomuraea sp. NBC_00507, the following are encoded in one genomic region:
- the hemE gene encoding uroporphyrinogen decarboxylase, translating to MRQAGRSLPEYLKVREGVPMLTACATPDLIVEITMQPVRRYGVDAAIFFSDIVVPLKAIGVDLDIKPGVGPVVADPIRDAKGLDVLRPLEPDDVPFVTESIRALTGELGGTPLIGFAGAPFTLGSYLIEGGPSKNHDRTKAMMYGAPELWHALMERLSGIVLEHLRIQIAAGASAVQLFDSWVGAVAPDDYREFILPHTRRIFEGIAGVPRIHFGVGTGELLGVLGEAGADVVGVDWRVPLDEAARRVGPGKALQGNLDPAILLAPWEVVERKAREVLRRGRAAEGHVFNLGHGVLPSTNPDQLKRLTDLVHAFTPES from the coding sequence ATGCGCCAGGCCGGCCGGTCGCTGCCGGAATACCTCAAAGTGCGCGAGGGCGTGCCGATGCTCACCGCCTGCGCGACGCCGGACCTGATCGTCGAGATCACCATGCAGCCCGTCCGCCGCTACGGCGTGGACGCGGCCATCTTCTTCAGCGACATCGTGGTGCCGCTCAAGGCCATCGGCGTCGACCTTGACATCAAGCCGGGCGTCGGGCCGGTCGTCGCCGACCCCATCCGCGATGCCAAGGGGCTCGACGTACTGCGTCCCCTGGAGCCCGACGACGTGCCGTTCGTCACCGAGTCCATCCGGGCGCTGACCGGCGAGCTGGGCGGCACGCCGCTGATCGGGTTCGCGGGGGCGCCGTTCACGCTCGGCTCCTACCTGATCGAGGGCGGCCCGTCCAAGAACCACGACCGCACCAAGGCCATGATGTACGGGGCGCCGGAGCTGTGGCATGCGCTGATGGAGCGGCTGTCCGGCATCGTGCTGGAGCACCTGCGCATCCAGATCGCGGCAGGCGCCTCGGCCGTGCAGCTCTTCGACTCCTGGGTGGGGGCGGTGGCGCCGGACGACTACCGGGAGTTCATCCTGCCGCACACCCGGCGGATCTTCGAGGGCATCGCCGGCGTGCCGCGCATCCACTTCGGTGTGGGCACCGGCGAGCTGCTCGGCGTGCTCGGGGAGGCGGGCGCCGACGTGGTGGGGGTCGACTGGCGGGTGCCGCTGGACGAGGCGGCCCGCCGGGTCGGGCCCGGCAAGGCTCTGCAGGGCAACCTCGACCCGGCGATCCTGCTGGCGCCGTGGGAGGTGGTCGAGCGCAAGGCCCGCGAGGTGCTGCGGCGGGGGCGGGCGGCCGAAGGGCACGTGTTCAACCTGGGGCACGGCGTGCTCCCTTCGACCAACCCCGATCAGCTCAAGCGCCTCACCGATCTGGTCCACGCCTTCACCCCCGAGTCCTGA
- a CDS encoding DUF3000 domain-containing protein: protein MTLGDQPPPPAAFTRAAESLRLSEVRPEIELEDLPAPQRLAPYSAAIGASVYRDDDELAVGRLILLYDPDGQRGWEGPFRLVAYVRADMEPEITSDPLLGPVAWSWLTEALDAHQADYSAAGGTVTRAVSEGFGNKAEDPVTTELELRASWSPAQEDLSGHVAAWCDLMCLAAGIPPLPPDVAALPRRRDETGE, encoded by the coding sequence ATGACACTCGGTGACCAGCCACCGCCACCTGCGGCGTTCACGCGCGCGGCGGAGAGCCTGCGGCTGTCCGAGGTCAGGCCGGAGATCGAGCTGGAGGACCTGCCCGCGCCCCAGCGGCTGGCCCCCTACTCGGCCGCGATCGGCGCGTCGGTCTACCGCGACGACGACGAGCTCGCGGTGGGCAGGCTGATCCTGCTCTACGACCCCGACGGCCAGCGCGGCTGGGAAGGCCCGTTTCGGCTGGTGGCGTACGTGCGGGCCGACATGGAGCCGGAGATCACCTCCGATCCGCTGCTCGGGCCCGTCGCGTGGAGCTGGCTGACCGAGGCGCTCGACGCCCATCAAGCCGACTACTCCGCCGCTGGCGGTACCGTGACTAGAGCCGTGTCAGAGGGGTTCGGCAACAAAGCCGAAGACCCGGTCACGACCGAGCTCGAGCTGCGGGCCTCCTGGTCACCCGCCCAGGAGGATCTCTCCGGCCACGTCGCCGCCTGGTGCGACCTGATGTGCCTGGCGGCGGGGATCCCGCCGCTCCCGCCGGATGTGGCCGCGCTGCCCC